Proteins encoded together in one Diabrotica undecimpunctata isolate CICGRU chromosome 3, icDiaUnde3, whole genome shotgun sequence window:
- the LOC140435645 gene encoding uncharacterized protein produces MASRAHSSHRHDIVDRNSSEDEHADFSNGSSDDYHPSSDSDITESDEKNTRGQEEPQDKKRKSDPKKWKKIFASKKGQLVKNISILQVLSYTLNLLMTIPAIAK; encoded by the exons ATGGCTTCCCGTGCACATAGTTCACATCGTCATGACATTGTTGATAGAAATTCTAGTGAAGATGAACACGCTGATTTCAGTAATGGGTCTTCAGATGATTACCATCCAAGTTCTGATTCGGATATTACAGAATCAG ATGAAAAAAATACCAGAGGGCAGGAAGAACCTCAAGACAAGAAGAGAAAATCTGATCCTAAGAAGTGGAAAAAAATATTCGCAAGCAAAAAAGGGCAGCTGGTAAAGAATATATCAATACTTCAGGTACTGTCATACACTCTAAATCTTTTAATGACTATTCCTGCAATTGCAAAATAA